The Tardiphaga alba genome includes a window with the following:
- a CDS encoding NAD(P)/FAD-dependent oxidoreductase: protein MADEDRARLTFPLDADVCVVGAGLAGLTIALEAARLGASVVVLEARYVGWSASGHQMGTVMPGFGLPLADLITRVGLEDARELWTLSKQGADYVRTHAAEDVIPGLGISDGALEVSNVDVGEKLIARLQMLGEDFDTDVQGWQIDRVRDTLKTQRYFHGVYYPKAFQIDGRKYLMGLATLAKQAGVRIFEDTPVISIDAGGIRKRIVTPSARLRASHVVLAGNVHLGAPAQRLSDTLLPVWRYAGITEPLGERLAEAVTFQGSVTDTDGIDHFRIVEGDRLMWSSPETTWAAKPERFAGAIARRMRQVFPQLGKVAITETFGGPMGQTVHGMPQIGQMRQGLWVASGFGHQGLNTSAMAGQLIARAMYARDDRTRLFAPFELVWAGGRIGRVVGHAVGLWQRQTSALDGTLARYRERALARELVREARLAAANARAGTGPRLSD from the coding sequence ATGGCCGATGAGGACCGTGCGCGGCTGACATTTCCGCTCGATGCGGATGTCTGCGTGGTCGGCGCCGGCCTGGCCGGGCTGACGATTGCGCTGGAGGCGGCACGACTCGGTGCCAGCGTCGTGGTGCTGGAGGCCCGCTATGTGGGCTGGAGTGCGTCGGGCCATCAGATGGGCACGGTGATGCCGGGCTTCGGCCTGCCGCTCGCCGACCTGATCACGCGTGTGGGACTGGAGGATGCCCGCGAACTCTGGACACTGTCGAAACAGGGCGCGGACTATGTCCGCACGCATGCGGCCGAGGATGTGATTCCCGGGCTTGGGATCAGTGACGGCGCGCTCGAAGTTTCCAATGTCGATGTCGGCGAAAAGCTGATCGCGCGGCTGCAGATGCTTGGCGAGGATTTCGACACCGACGTCCAGGGCTGGCAGATCGATCGCGTCCGCGACACGCTGAAGACCCAACGCTATTTTCACGGCGTGTACTACCCGAAGGCGTTCCAGATCGACGGGCGCAAATATCTGATGGGCCTGGCGACGCTGGCAAAGCAGGCCGGCGTGCGGATATTCGAGGATACGCCGGTGATCAGCATCGATGCCGGTGGCATTCGCAAGCGCATCGTGACGCCGTCGGCGCGGCTCCGTGCATCGCATGTGGTGCTGGCTGGCAACGTGCATCTCGGTGCGCCCGCGCAACGATTATCCGATACGCTGTTGCCGGTATGGCGCTATGCGGGGATCACCGAACCGCTCGGCGAGCGTCTGGCAGAGGCGGTCACCTTCCAGGGCTCGGTGACGGATACGGACGGCATCGATCACTTCCGGATCGTGGAGGGCGATCGCTTGATGTGGTCCAGCCCGGAAACGACCTGGGCCGCCAAGCCCGAGCGTTTCGCGGGCGCCATTGCGCGGCGGATGCGGCAGGTGTTTCCGCAGCTCGGCAAGGTCGCCATCACCGAGACCTTCGGCGGCCCGATGGGGCAGACCGTCCACGGCATGCCCCAGATCGGGCAGATGCGGCAGGGACTGTGGGTCGCCAGCGGATTCGGCCATCAGGGGCTGAACACGTCCGCAATGGCCGGGCAGTTGATCGCCCGGGCGATGTATGCGCGCGATGACCGCACCCGGCTGTTTGCGCCGTTCGAACTGGTCTGGGCCGGTGGCCGGATCGGCCGCGTCGTCGGCCATGCGGTGGGGCTCTGGCAACGCCAGACCTCGGCGCTGGACGGCACGCTGGCGCGCTATCGCGAGCGGGCATTGGCCAGGGAACTGGTGCGGGAAGCCCGCCTTGCGGCGGCAAATGCCCGTGCGGGGACCGGGCCGCGTTTGTCGGACTAG
- a CDS encoding SixA phosphatase family protein yields MRRLMLFRHAKTEADAPSGKDFDRRLDDRGRGDAALMGGWLNSHPPHPDMVCVSTAMRTRQTWDLISAAMPSNKPTVEHVEELYGAGLEEILAVIRDAAVQDPRRLMLVGHNPGLHEMALGLIKDGDYDGRKALSDNLPTGSVAIIDFAIDSWNDIAFRSGTLVTFASPKLLKGIGQ; encoded by the coding sequence ATGCGCCGACTCATGCTGTTCCGCCACGCCAAGACCGAAGCGGACGCGCCGAGCGGCAAGGATTTCGACCGCCGCCTGGACGACCGTGGACGCGGTGACGCCGCGCTGATGGGCGGCTGGCTGAACAGCCACCCGCCGCATCCCGACATGGTCTGCGTGTCCACCGCGATGCGCACGCGCCAGACCTGGGATCTGATCTCCGCTGCGATGCCGTCCAACAAGCCGACCGTCGAACATGTGGAAGAACTCTACGGCGCCGGCCTCGAGGAAATTCTCGCCGTGATCCGCGATGCTGCGGTGCAGGACCCGCGTCGGCTGATGCTGGTCGGCCATAACCCCGGCCTGCATGAAATGGCGCTCGGCCTGATCAAGGACGGCGACTATGACGGCCGCAAGGCACTGTCCGACAACCTGCCGACCGGCAGCGTCGCGATCATCGACTTCGCCATCGATAGCTGGAACGACATCGCATTCCGCTCGGGCACGCTGGTGACCTTCGCCAGCCCGAAACTGCTGAAAGGCATTGGTCAATAA